The sequence TAAACTATAAATGAACAGTTAATGGGTGGTGGGTTGCATTTGAGGGacctcagtgtttttaaaatccTAGCTATGGCATAAAACCGTTCTTTCAACAGTTATAAAACTGCAAAGCATCCAACACTACACTATCTCCTGGTCTGTCACCATTATTtttcctatctctctctctctgcctgctttTCTTCAGTCTTTGGCGTGTATCAAGCAAACAAGGCAAAACATGCCAAAGTGATACAAAGCTGCCAAGATGAAGGCTCCTCCGTCTCCTCTGAGGTTCTGTGAGGTTACTCTTCAGAGAAGCAGAGTAGGAATTGTGGGTCACATCACTGACTTCGCCGCTGACATCAAGGCAGCGGTAAAGTCAATTTCTGTGAGCTCTGACCCAGCGGAGCTCAGATCTTATTATCTGGCTCTCGTAGACATGCCCCGAGGATAACAAGAGCACACAGCTACGGAGGGCAGGCAACCGTCACCTTGCCTGGTAAACAAAGTCAGCACTCCTTTCTCTGCCACACAGATACCCAACAGGTGCAAAGTTCACAAGCAAGCTGGCAGATACAGGAATTCACACTGATTggcaaacatacaaacactctctctctctgtgtttctcagcCTGAGCAGCAACAGTGCCTTGCAGTTCTACCCTCTGTGCCCTTGTGTTTCCTTGCTCAGGGCATCATTCCTGCGTCAACTCTGCTTCTTGccgcagctttttttttcctattcttATTATCAtttcttctgcttttctttttttttgtcctcctccagctccttgCTCTGTCctatttttgctttattagGCTTAAAACAAGCTCACCCAGGCTAAGGTAAAAAAGCCAAATCTGATTTTGCAGCAGAGAGCAGTTTGATCACAGACTGTCATGGCACTGATGCACATccgggaagaaaaaaaaaaaaaagtcagatcaGAGGAAAGTAATTACATTTATGGATGGTTGACGTAATTGACCATATCCTTTTTCAATTTAACATTCTGCCACAGGCCAGGGGTTTGCAGGCTTCTCTTGTTAGGTTGGGTGACTGTGAAGATACAAATTTACTTTGGAAATGTGACAGATTATTTCATTTATGGTTATGCttgaatgttaattaaaaaaaaaaaaagggcaagaTGCAGAAGGTGCTGTCTTTCAGGTGGGATGTGATTATCCAGTTATTTCATGTTGAATGGGGAGGCTTATTTTGCCCCCTGCTGGTAAGAACAAAAACCTACAAGCCCACAATGAGAGACTCAAAGTACATGTTGTAATGTAATCATAGAATATTTTATATCAGTGAGTGTTGAATTATTCAGCCATGGCCgaccaaaaaaaacagtatttgttCACTTTTTTGGCCCATTAGTAGTtgcgttttgttttgttttgttgctatGTTCCTTAAATGTCCATTCTTATATGATTTCAGGgcattttatttgctttcaaGGCTAACTCTGGCTcccatgttgttgttgttttattgatcaatctgcATCAttcctgttaaataaaccaacaaatgaaattatataaaaaataaaatccattaTGCAGGCTGTTCTGCTTTCAtccatgtgttttcagtttgtggaaGGACACAACTTGTACATCTTGTCACTAGAGtcacttttatcattttacagtAGCTACATTAAACAGCCTTGGGAGCCTCGATTTTCTACGCTGTGTGCAGACTCAGACTAATTAAAATGCTTCCCCTAAGATCAATGTTTACTCCTCATTTGCATTCTTTTTACTCTGTGTGCATTTCAACTTACTTTCTTGTTTACAGCCTCTGACCATCTTCCAGAGGTCCCTGACCACCATGCAGATCCAGATCCAGGGTCTGCTGCAGTTTGCTGTGCCTCTGTTCCCTACAGCTGaggtatcacacacacacacacacacacataccaagcTACATCCTGTAGTAAAAAGTAGTCAAGTGGTTATAGGAGTAGCAGTAAAAGGACATTCTCGTGTAAATAAGTGCTGGAGTATGTTTCAGTGATATGGTGACCTCTCCACAGAGAGACCTACTGGGTATCCAGCATTTGCTCAACTCCTCAGAGGCCAGCCTGCACCAGCTGACCGCCCTGCTGGACTGCAGGGGGCTCAACAAGGTTCGTTCACTGCATCCTAATTGGCATCACAGTAGCACAACTAGGTCAACAGGAGAGTAAGTGGCCACGTAGGATTTCAtcatgaaactgaaactgagctGGCAGCAGAGCGGAGTTTGAAATTTAACGAGATCAACTTCTCTAAGCTTTGCTCCCTTATTAACGTGTGAATTTCCTGCACTGTCTTCACTCGCATTGTGTGACTGCAGTGCGGTTTACACTAATAATGCTGGAAGTCCCACCGAATGTGCATGACGTGAATTAAGAATATGTCTTCCTGGAGACAACACACACTTGCTTAATTTTGTCTACTACAAATTCATATATGACAGCAAGAGCCTGCTTATACAAGCaaaatgtttgttcatttgCCTTGTTTTCGTGTTTGACCTCTTTAGGACTACCTGGATGCGATGGTGGGGGTGTGCTACGACGGGGTGGAGGGTGTGCTCTACCTCTGCCTCTTCTCCATCCTGGCAGCCTGTGCCTTCACTGTGATGCTGTGTGCCATTCCCAGGGCATGGAGACAAATTGCCTGCAGGTCAGTTCGTTCTTTGCTCGTCTGCCTGCCTGAGTGCCCTCATTTCCTCATCCTGGAAACATCTCTATGCAGCAccaaatgtactgtatgagCCAACTGCTGCatgtttgtgaatattttctctgtttggcCCAAGAGCCCAGATGTTTTGctacaaatacaaattcaatTGTGTGAGCATAATGAGACATACAATATGTTAGAGCTCCTTTCATCTGAAACATTAGTTACTCTTCTCCACTTAAAGGGCCATACCGCTGATTTTAACCTTTCAAACATACTTTATATTACAGCTCCATATTTAACAAAGCATACCATAAGGTTTTAGATTGTTTTCCTGTCTTTCAAGCAGGCGTCCCATTTCAGTACACTATCAACATTAACAATGAACATTAAGGTAATTCATCACAGTGAGCAATTTATCACCTTCAGTTACATTATCATCATGAAAACACTCCATGTGGATGCATTCAGCAGTGGTTTGGCAAACAAGATGTGAGAATCTGCTGGCAtggagaaacatttttaatgcaagaaACAACTAAAttcacatcagctgtttcaCAAAAACAGCGGCAATAAGCAACAGGTTTGCCATATCAACCTCAAAGGTGATAATTTGTCAGTTTTGCTTTCACAGCTTATTTCTGCTGCCcgcaagtggccaaaaaaatcaattattttagGTTTAAAGTACCTCTAGGTAGATATTTTTATAGTACCAAAGTAACAAAAGGCTTCCTAGAAGGTTGGAAATTAAGGTAAAACCTTTACGGCGTACTTTTGGACGTGGTCAGCAGAAATGTAGTGCATAGGCGCTACTAACATTCAAAACACTGGTTCAAGCGTACATAGGTCAAACTTGTTGACCTCGCTGACATTTCACTCTGCCTCCAGGGAACGAGATTATGACGACATCGACGAGGAGGACCCATTCAACCCTCGGGTGAGGAGGATAGGCTCCCAGAACCCCAACCACACCAACATGCACAGCTTCTgcagctacagcagcagcatggGCAGCCAGAACAGCCTTCACCCGCCCGCCCCGGCTGTCTCAAACGCCCCAATGTCTGAGTACATGTGAGTGAAAGGAAATAATGCGCGGAGCAAACTGGGATTTCAAGTGCTCGCAGTTCCTTCAGCTTCTGAGTGGCTCCTTTTATTCTCTCCTCAGGAACCAGACAGCTCTGTTCGGGGGAAATCCGCGGTACGAGAAT is a genomic window of Thunnus maccoyii chromosome 20, fThuMac1.1, whole genome shotgun sequence containing:
- the ttyh2 gene encoding protein tweety homolog 2 isoform X2, whose protein sequence is MKFLQDFISQCWWLTYLLLLILDLIICLLACLGLAKQSRWLLTTMMVFGVLTLVLSWTSLGADLATAVGTSDFCIAPDKYLMSQTKGIIGTDIVHYYLYCNQTLSNPFQQPLTIFQRSLTTMQIQIQGLLQFAVPLFPTAERDLLGIQHLLNSSEASLHQLTALLDCRGLNKDYLDAMVGVCYDGVEGVLYLCLFSILAACAFTVMLCAIPRAWRQIACRERDYDDIDEEDPFNPRVRRIGSQNPNHTNMHSFCSYSSSMGSQNSLHPPAPAVSNAPMSEYMNQTALFGGNPRYENVPLIGRGSPPPSYSPSMRATYLSMTEEQSRHFGNDFQA
- the ttyh2 gene encoding protein tweety homolog 2 isoform X3, which encodes MSQTKGIIGTDIVHYYLYCNQTLSNPFQQPLTIFQRSLTTMQIQIQGLLQFAVPLFPTAERDLLGIQHLLNSSEASLHQLTALLDCRGLNKDYLDAMVGVCYDGVEGVLYLCLFSILAACAFTVMLCAIPRAWRQIACRERDYDDIDEEDPFNPRVRRIGSQNPNHTNMHSFCSYSSSMGSQNSLHPPAPAVSNAPMSEYMNQTALFGGNPRYENVPLIGRGSPPPSYSPSMRATYLSMTEEQSRHFGNDFQA